tcccaacttggttccttggcttgattcctcaaacaaagcttgaaaatccaaagagaaatgaggaagaaaacctatcgggagagaaggagaaaaaAATACTCTgttttttgttactcttctacagccttaatggctaatATAAAtctcttagggtgaaaagacctaaatgcccttaggtctaaaataaaaccttaacagccaccaagggcaaaaccatccTCTCGCACATATTTCATTAttcacaattaacaccctccaattcctgctattctcaataacctcaaacaccaataatccatatcccattaccctttaattcccggtaatgctctaatcattaaatttaccccgagactcaccccgagcctcgaacttaaacccgttatgaccagaccgaacacctacattccatgatcgtctcatgccgaatagctcgaaccaatccaccttataatgtggctatattaattaatcacaaacatgcaccagaatacacaattacgcccacagcagccaaattaccaaaacgccctcataattataaatactcccatatgcatgcatttaccatcatataataatataattcacataaatgtgcatatgatcattaaatagcatcataattcaattatggacctcccggcctcctactcaaggtcctaacccttattaggaaattcggggcattacacaggCTTTGGAGAAactccccgaggccttccgagggacggtcTACTAGACCGTGAGCTACACGGTGGAGCATTATTACAACGCCACCCCAAGGGAGTTGCAGGAGATTGAGacaaggagccccgagaatgtcatggagtctttGTTGGGGAGGAACCTCACGGTAAGGTTGCCTAGTTAACTTAGTCaattttctcttctttctctttaGCACATGCTTTACTATATTTTcatttgcaggcggctttggctctacaccgcaacatagctcggtccagggccaggtttgacgagatcAAGGGCGAGTTCCAGATCGCTGAGGCCGCTCTCGCGTTTGCACTACAGCAGGAGAgagatgccaaggctgccttgACGGCCGTCAAGGAAAGCGAAAAGGTCGCACAGGTCGCACTGGCTGCCGCGAAGGCCGATCTGGAAGCCGCACAGGGGGCCTTGGCCACAGCAAAAATCGATCTCGAGGTTGCACAGGCCAGCTTGGCTATTGCGAAGgccgagcttgaggaggccaaggccgcccttgtggcagagagggcatcttccagctcctccatggaagcCATGCTTtctcactgctgggccttcaaccaggatggcgatttctccttcctggcaccgaaggtgtgggagcccttcctcgagaatttcaaggctcgccttcaacaggaggcgccctctgagaccggggagacttttGCTGTAGGCGAGCAGGAGACCGAAGGGGTGACCTCAACAGAACAGCCTGGGGGGGcctagaatttttatttttatttgtaatattttaccacgaggtttttctcctcgagacaatggGTTTTTCTAATTTATCATTTTAATATACTTTTACCATTATTGCCATTTCCTCTTAGCGCATTTggaaaaaacttagtttgcgttaatttattattattttttttatcaagaaagagAATCTTCATTAATCACAGACAAAATACAAGACAAACCCCTCAAATAGAAGGGAACAACAACATTAAACAGAAGATAAATTCCTCACAAAAACCATCTCTTTGCCTGTCAGTTTCCTTTGAGTAAAGAAATTACATCTGTACCTAATGTCCTTCTTAATCCTATCAACTATACAATTAACACTATAAGAAAAGTGATTAACATAACAAGAATTACGATTAATCCAAATATGAACACTGTCGCTGAGAAGACAGCCGCCACATTCATAGCTATAACATCCCTACTCATGTTCCCAATCCACTGAGACCAAGCATTGAAACTCAAAGGCCAAGTGCATCCCAGCCAACTGTGCACCAGCCAGGTAACCTTCTGAGAAAAATTGCAGCCAAAGAAATGATGCTCATGGTTTTCGGCATCAATCTCACAAACTGGGCAGAGAATGCTATTAAGCTGCCCAAGCACTCTATTCAGATTATCACGAGTTAACAACCTTCCATTCACCGCTTGCCAAGTGATAAATCTATGCTTTGGCACACTAGTTCTGTTCCAGACAAACTTATGGCAATTAATCGGGTCCTGCTGTATGCAGTTCAGATACAGCACACCAGTTTTAAACCTTCCCTGTCTAACAGCTGCATCAATGACTGTTTGAGGAAAAACATCACGCAGCATACAAATTTTTCGCCAATACTAGCTGGTGTCATTCTTAAGCTTGTACTGCCAGAAACTTTGGCCTTTTAAATATACTGAAATGATCCATTTTACCCAAAGCGTTTCAGGTTGGTTATTGATCGCCCATACATATTTGGCTAACATAGCTTTGTTCCACTTAGATCCCTCACCGAAACCTAACCCCCCAAACCTTTTCGGCAAACAGACTGTGGTCCAAGAAGTGAGGTGGAAATTACTTCTAGTACCATTATTGCCCCAAAGAAACCACAAGCAAAGTTTATCAACTTCTTTGACAATGCTTTGAGGGAGAAGGAAAATGTTCATCGAATAATTCTGCAGCCCTAACAAAACAGAAGTGATCAGTTGAACCCGCCCTGCATAAGAAAGATGTCTGCTTGCCCATGTATGAAGTCTTACCTTGATCTTTTTAAGGATTTCATCACAGTCAACCATCCTCCATTTAGTTTGAGGCATTGGAACCCCCAGATATTTAAGAGGGAAGGTTCCCTCTTCCAGCTGCACTAACTTCAGAAGCTAGTTCCTAACAGCCACCGAAACCCCTCCAAAAAACACCTGGGACTTACTAGAATTAGCCTTCAAACCAGTGCGTTTACAAAACTCCTCAAACACCTGCTTAACCACTTGAACCGAGCCACTATTAGCTTTGCAAAATATAACTAAGTCGTCAGCAAAACAAAGATTAATAATCTTAAGGCCTTTACACAAAGGGTGATATCAAAACTCTTGTTGTTGTTGAGCACCTAGCTGAAGCAACCTAGTAAGATATTCCATTATCAAAACAAATAGCAAAGGAGAAATAGGGTCCCCCTGGCGAAGGCCTTTAACTCCCTTAAACCCACCCTGCAATCTACCATTCATCATAAGAACATAAGAGGTGCCTCGCAGACAAACCATCACCCATTGAACGAATCGGATGGGAAATCGAAACCCAATCAATAATCTCTCAAGGAAGCACCAGTCTACTGTATCATAGGCCTTGCTCAGATCAATCTTCAGAGCACATCTAGGGGAAGAATTCTTCCTATTATAGTTCTCAATCAAGTCTTGAAATATGAGTATATTATGAGCTAAAGATCTCCCTCTAACAAAGGCACCTTGATTTTGACTTATCAAATGAGGAAGAACCTCCGATAGCCTGCTGCAAATCATTTTAGAGATGCACTTATAAAGAgtgttgcagcaagctatgggcctATAATCAACTGCTCGGCTAAGAGAATCTGTTTTAGGAACCAAAGCAAGCATtgtttcattgagagcctcaggAATTttcccatctcgaaagaaaccCAAACTGCATCAGAAATATCATCCCCAATATCCAGCCACATCGTTTTGTAAAACTCAGCCCCAAACCCATCCGACCCTGGGCTTTTAACACCAGGAATGCTAAGGAGAGCCTTTTTAACATCAGATTTTCCAAAGCTCCTAGTCAACCGCAGTTGCTGCTCTATATCCAGACTAGACAAAACTCCATACACTGAGCATTAAAATATCCATTAGCTGAACTAGAACTGCCCATATAGCCACGGAAATGATTCAGAAAATGCTGAACCACAGCCCCATAATCTTCAACAATTTCCCCTCGCTCATTCAGAAAGGAGACAATACGATTCTCCTCCCTTCTTTTTTTAATGCAAGCATGAAAATAAGCATTATTATCATCTCCCTTCTGTAACCAAGTTATTTTGCTCCTTTGTATTAAATAACTTCTGTACCTTTCAGCATTCTCTTGATAAAGAAGAGCTGCTGACTTTTCAGCCTCCTGAGCTACCAAATCTGACGGAGCAGCTTGAGCTCTAGTGAGAGCCAGCTGATAGTCACCTTTAGCTTGGTGATATCTCTGTTCAACATCACCAAATTCCCTTCTATTGAACAATTTCAACACATGCTTTAATCTGAGAAGTTTTCTAGTCACACCCAACAAACCCCTCGTTACCAAAGGTTTATTCCAATTCTCACACACCACCTCCTTAAACCCTTTATGAGTTGTCCAAAAATTAAAGAACCGGAAGGGTTTAATACCCAGCGATCCCATCTTGAGAGATTTGATGAGGCAGAAGCAATGATCGGAATAATCCTCCCAGTGAAATTCTGCTATTGAATTAGGCAACTCATCTATCCAGTCTTCATTGATGAAAACATGATCTATCCTAGAGTAGATCCTATCCTCGCCATCTTGTTTATTGGACCAAGTAAAATTTGATCCAATTCTCTTAATAGAAACCAGATGAGACATGGCAAGCCAGGCATTAGAATCAACTAATTCAGCTGAGCTAATAGACCTCCCTCCCACCCTGTCATCAAAATTGAACACCGCGTTAAAGTCTCCCATAATCAACCAAGGTCTATTTATAACATGTAAGCTAGATAGACCCCACCACAGCTCCAATCTCTCTTCAACCGTGTTGAGACCATAGACAAAGGTAACCATATACTCCATCGGCATGCCTGAGATTTTAATAGAACAGTGCATCAATTGGTGGTGATGAAATAGAACCTAAACCTTAGTAAATGATTTCCTCCATATAACTAAAATCCTACCTTCTGAGTTCCTACTGCTGTAGTAATCCCAACCACAATACAGATTAACCATCATTTCATCTATTTTTTCCTTCTTCAACTTATTTTCCAACAAAACTCCAATTCCCACTTTATTAATCCTTAACACATTCAGAATAGCTAATTGCTTTCCTCTTTTATTCATACCCCTAACATTCCAACTAAGTAAATTGGAGCAATCCATCTACATTCAAGTCTTCTAAATTCCTACTTGTTCCACCTTTCCCCTGTTCTTGAAGAACTTTAAATGCATTATGCTTCTTATCTAACCCAGCTCTATAAAGCTTCCCTTTCCCTCGTGAATTCCCTGTCTTCTTTGGCACTTCCCAATTCTCCTTATTGTTAGAGGTAGGAGATAAAGTCATAACCTGAGTACCACCATCAGCATCTTTACTGAGCTCAATTCCAGCCACATCATTTTTCCACGAGACTTCCTTAACTGGTTCAGGACCTTTTGCTGAACTCACTGTGGTTGTTTCAGCTGCAACAACACCTGAGTCAGGAGGAACCCCATCTTTTTCCAGATCAGCCACCTCCTTCTTAATCCAATCTTTTGAACCAGTTTTCTTGCATTCAGCCATATTGTGGTCGTACACTTTACAGTTATTGCATTTAATGGGCAACCACTCATACTCAACAAATTGCTCTTGAACTTGACCTCTCTCTTTCACAAAATATATGATATAAGCCGGGTTATCATATATTTCCATTTCAACTAGGATTCTCGCATATCTAAT
The genomic region above belongs to Humulus lupulus chromosome 1, drHumLupu1.1, whole genome shotgun sequence and contains:
- the LOC133821750 gene encoding uncharacterized protein LOC133821750, which codes for MNKRGKQLAILNVLRINKVGIGVLLENKLKKEKIDEMMVNLYCGWDYYSSRNSEGMPMEYMVTFVYGLNTVEERLELWWGLSSLHVINRPWLIMGDFNAVFNFDDRVGGRSISSAELVDSNAWLAMSHLVSIKRIGSNFTWSNKQDGEDRIYSRIDHVFINEDWIDELPNSIAEFHWEDYSDHCFCLIKSLKMGSLGIKPFRFFNFWTTHKGFKEVVCENWNKPLVTRGLLGVTRKLLRLKHVLKLFNRREFGDVEQRYHQAKGDYQLALTRAQAAPSDLVAQEAEKSAALLYQENAERREENRIVSFLNERGEIVEDYGAVVQHFLNHFRGYMGSSSSANGYFNAHLGFFRDGKIPEALNETMLALVPKTDSLSRAVDYRPIACCNTLYKCISKMICSRLSEVLPHLISQNQGAFVRGRSLAHNILIFQDLIENYNRKNSSPRCALKIDLSKAYDTVDWCFLERLLIGFRFPIRFVQWVMVCLRGTSYVLMMNGRLQGGFKGVKGLRQGDPISPLLFVLIMEYLTRLLQLGAQQQQEF